The following are encoded together in the Roseobacter denitrificans OCh 114 genome:
- a CDS encoding RNA methyltransferase, producing the protein MTETITTPTTPAFVLVRPQMGENIGASARAMWNFGLEHMRVVAPRDGWPNQAAVALASGAGRVLDNAQLSDDLPGSVGDCSFVFATTARPRDLTKPVFSPEEAMRVAAQRIAAGERIAVLFGPERAGLENDDIARANAIISVPVNPAFPSLNLAQCVLLVGYEWMRATHDVTPHTVDMSGTQWADHIEVEHLATHYEDRLEEMGFFFPAHKSHSMRVNLRNFWSRMPMTRADVQMLHGMMRQMVRWKTRGD; encoded by the coding sequence ATGACAGAAACAATCACCACCCCAACCACCCCGGCCTTTGTTCTGGTCCGTCCGCAGATGGGCGAAAACATCGGTGCCTCCGCCCGTGCGATGTGGAATTTCGGGCTTGAGCATATGCGTGTGGTGGCCCCGCGCGATGGTTGGCCAAATCAGGCGGCGGTTGCGCTGGCCAGCGGCGCGGGCCGGGTTCTGGACAATGCGCAGTTGAGCGATGATTTGCCCGGTAGTGTGGGCGATTGTTCCTTTGTCTTTGCGACGACAGCGCGCCCGCGCGACCTGACCAAACCTGTGTTCAGCCCCGAAGAGGCGATGCGCGTGGCAGCGCAGCGGATCGCGGCGGGCGAGCGCATTGCGGTGCTTTTCGGGCCGGAGCGGGCAGGGCTGGAAAACGATGACATTGCGCGCGCCAATGCGATCATATCGGTGCCTGTCAACCCGGCCTTCCCCTCGCTGAACCTTGCGCAATGCGTGTTGCTGGTGGGCTATGAATGGATGCGGGCCACGCACGATGTGACGCCGCACACGGTCGATATGTCGGGAACGCAATGGGCTGATCATATCGAGGTTGAACACCTCGCCACCCATTACGAGGACCGGCTGGAAGAGATGGGGTTCTTTTTCCCGGCGCATAAATCGCACTCCATGCGGGTCAATCTGCGCAACTTCTGGAGCCGGATGCCCATGACGCGCGCGGATGTTCAGATGCTGCACGGGATGATGCGGCAGATGGTCCGCTGGAAGACGCGCGGCGACTAG
- a CDS encoding carboxypeptidase M32: MADAYGELMAFMRDTQALASIAGRLDWDQETVMPRGAAPQRAEESAALEAVLHARRTDARMGDWIAASEAGATDDVARAQLRHIRRSFERASKVPASLASELARVTSAAQGVWAEARAADDFAAFAPTLEQVIALRREEGAALAQGGDVYDALLSDYEPGTTAAELEAMFGALRPELSVLRAAALEAEPPAPLQGQFDPDAQMKLTRKLAEAFGYDLHHGRIDKAVHPFSSGSGLDVRITTRTNADDPFNCIYSTIHEVGHACYEQNIDDAYLLTPLGSGVSMGVHESQSRIYENQLGRSRAFTGWLYGQMRDAFGDFGTADEDAFYATVNRVHDGFIRTESDELQYNLHVLLRFDLERALIAGDLTVRDLEAAWNDRFLADFGFAVDKASNGVLQDVHWSVGLFGYFPTYSLGNVYAGCLHAALRRAVPDLDRQLGQGDTRAATGWLKENVQRHGGLYEPRDVIAQATGTAPSEAPLLAYLKDKFSRIYAL, encoded by the coding sequence ATGGCCGATGCCTATGGTGAACTGATGGCCTTCATGCGCGACACCCAAGCGCTGGCCTCCATTGCCGGTCGGCTGGACTGGGATCAGGAAACCGTGATGCCGCGCGGTGCTGCACCCCAACGGGCCGAGGAATCCGCCGCCCTTGAGGCGGTGCTGCATGCACGGCGGACCGATGCGCGCATGGGCGATTGGATCGCCGCGTCCGAGGCCGGCGCCACCGATGATGTTGCCAGGGCGCAGCTGCGCCACATCCGCCGCAGTTTTGAGCGCGCCTCGAAAGTACCGGCAAGCCTGGCGAGCGAATTGGCGCGTGTGACCTCCGCGGCACAGGGCGTGTGGGCCGAGGCGCGCGCCGCGGATGATTTCGCGGCCTTTGCGCCAACGCTGGAACAGGTGATTGCCCTGCGCCGCGAAGAGGGTGCCGCCCTCGCGCAGGGGGGCGATGTGTATGACGCGCTTTTGTCGGATTATGAACCCGGAACCACCGCTGCCGAGCTTGAAGCGATGTTTGGCGCCTTGCGCCCCGAACTCAGCGTATTGCGTGCCGCGGCACTTGAGGCGGAGCCACCTGCGCCGCTGCAAGGGCAGTTCGATCCGGATGCCCAGATGAAGCTGACGCGGAAACTGGCGGAGGCGTTCGGCTATGACCTGCACCACGGGCGGATCGACAAGGCGGTACATCCTTTCAGTTCCGGCTCCGGTCTGGACGTGCGGATTACCACGCGCACAAATGCGGATGATCCGTTCAACTGCATCTACTCGACCATTCACGAGGTCGGCCATGCCTGCTACGAGCAAAACATTGACGATGCCTATCTGCTCACCCCTCTGGGCAGTGGTGTGTCGATGGGCGTGCATGAAAGCCAAAGCCGTATCTATGAAAACCAATTGGGCCGCAGCCGGGCCTTCACCGGTTGGCTTTATGGTCAGATGCGTGATGCCTTTGGCGACTTTGGCACTGCCGATGAGGATGCGTTCTATGCAACGGTGAATCGCGTGCACGACGGGTTTATCCGCACCGAATCCGACGAGTTGCAGTACAACCTGCATGTCTTGCTGCGGTTCGATCTGGAGCGTGCGCTGATTGCGGGTGATCTGACCGTGCGCGATCTGGAAGCTGCATGGAACGACCGTTTTCTCGCCGATTTCGGGTTCGCGGTCGACAAGGCGTCAAATGGCGTGTTGCAGGATGTGCATTGGTCGGTCGGCCTGTTCGGCTATTTTCCCACGTACAGCCTTGGTAATGTCTATGCCGGGTGCCTTCACGCGGCGCTGCGGCGCGCGGTTCCGGATCTGGATAGGCAACTGGGGCAGGGGGATACGCGCGCGGCGACCGGGTGGCTCAAGGAGAATGTGCAACGCCACGGGGGGCTTTATGAACCGCGTGATGTGATTGCCCAGGCCACCGGCACCGCCCCGTCAGAGGCGCCCTTGCTGGCCTATCTGAAAGACAAGTTCAGCCGGATCTACGCGCTCTGA
- the ctaA gene encoding heme A synthase has translation MSSKRKLFEEVGAAAATRPAAQPGLIDKRHSGARKAIRVWLQILFALVFIMIAVGGLTRLTDSGLSITEWRPLTGALPPLSEAEWQSEFEKYQAIDEFRIQNQWMQMADFKVIYWWEWGHRQLGRVIGVVWALGFGYFLVRRQVPAGWHGKLLFLGLLGGAQGAIGWWMVASGVTQGEGVTDVASYRLATHLGLAFVILGFIAWYIMELGRSAPDLMQARRIKEGKQWGMSTGLLHFTFLQILLGALVAGIDAGRSYTDWPMMGGQWFPSTALVLEPIWRNFFESPGLVQFMHRVTGYVLILFTVVVWLRGRRSSHPHTRFAFNAVLAAMTLQIVLGIVTVLYGAPAHIAIFHQTLAVIVWVLILRARFLSGYPIATSVRGT, from the coding sequence ATGAGCAGCAAACGCAAGTTGTTTGAAGAAGTTGGGGCAGCGGCGGCCACCCGGCCAGCGGCGCAACCCGGTCTTATCGACAAGCGGCACAGCGGTGCCCGCAAAGCCATTCGTGTGTGGTTGCAAATTCTTTTCGCGCTGGTCTTTATCATGATCGCGGTCGGGGGGCTGACCCGCCTGACCGACAGCGGGCTCAGCATCACCGAATGGCGCCCCCTGACCGGCGCATTGCCGCCCCTGTCGGAGGCGGAATGGCAGTCCGAATTCGAAAAGTATCAGGCCATTGATGAGTTTCGCATTCAGAACCAATGGATGCAGATGGCCGATTTCAAGGTCATCTACTGGTGGGAATGGGGCCACCGCCAGCTTGGGCGCGTGATTGGCGTGGTCTGGGCGCTTGGCTTTGGCTATTTTCTTGTGCGCAGACAAGTGCCTGCGGGGTGGCATGGCAAGCTGTTGTTCCTCGGTCTGCTCGGGGGCGCGCAGGGTGCCATCGGCTGGTGGATGGTGGCCTCTGGCGTGACGCAGGGCGAAGGGGTGACCGATGTGGCCAGCTATCGCCTCGCCACCCATCTGGGGCTTGCCTTTGTGATCCTCGGGTTCATTGCGTGGTATATCATGGAACTGGGCCGCAGTGCGCCCGATCTGATGCAGGCGCGCCGGATCAAGGAGGGCAAGCAATGGGGCATGTCCACGGGGCTGTTGCATTTCACCTTTCTGCAAATTCTTCTCGGGGCGCTGGTAGCCGGGATCGACGCCGGGCGCAGCTATACCGACTGGCCCATGATGGGCGGGCAGTGGTTCCCCTCAACCGCGCTTGTGCTGGAACCGATCTGGCGCAACTTCTTTGAAAGCCCGGGATTGGTCCAGTTCATGCATCGTGTGACGGGCTATGTGCTGATCCTCTTTACGGTCGTGGTCTGGTTGCGCGGGCGCAGATCGAGCCATCCGCACACGCGTTTTGCCTTCAATGCCGTACTAGCGGCCATGACGTTGCAGATCGTGCTGGGGATCGTGACCGTGCTTTATGGCGCGCCCGCGCATATTGCCATTTTCCACCAGACCCTTGCGGTGATTGTCTGGGTGCTGATCCTGCGGGCGCGCTTCCTGAGTGGATACCCGATTGCCACATCCGTAAGGGGGACCTGA
- a CDS encoding radical SAM protein, whose protein sequence is MKDRLEANVGKFQNPQITAKGEPRAHVSLTQPKTLWFNTGTLCNIECVNCYIESSPTNDALVYITADEVRSYLDQLETRAWPVREIAFTGGEPFMNPQMIDLARAALERGYEVLVLTNAMRPMMRKKMQAGLLELNAAYPGKLTLRISVDHYDASLHDDERGVGAFEKTLTGMKWLRDNGFTMAVAGRSIMGDSEAESRAGYAAFFAQHGFDIDAHNPAMTVLFPEMDVSVEVPEITTACWGILNKSPNDMMCASSRMVVKRRGADAPAVLACTLLPYTPAFELGKTLEEAEQDVALNHPHCAKFCVLGGASCSA, encoded by the coding sequence ATGAAAGACCGGCTTGAGGCAAATGTTGGGAAGTTCCAGAACCCGCAAATCACTGCCAAAGGTGAGCCGCGCGCGCATGTGAGCCTGACACAGCCCAAGACGCTGTGGTTCAACACCGGCACGTTGTGCAACATCGAATGCGTGAACTGCTATATCGAAAGCAGCCCGACCAATGATGCGCTGGTCTATATCACCGCAGATGAGGTGCGCAGCTATCTGGACCAGCTTGAGACGCGCGCATGGCCCGTGCGCGAGATCGCCTTTACCGGTGGGGAGCCTTTCATGAACCCGCAGATGATCGACCTTGCGCGTGCTGCTCTTGAACGCGGCTATGAGGTCCTCGTTCTGACGAATGCCATGCGTCCGATGATGCGCAAGAAGATGCAGGCGGGGCTGCTTGAATTGAATGCGGCCTACCCCGGCAAGCTGACGTTGCGCATTTCTGTCGATCACTATGATGCATCCCTGCATGATGACGAGCGTGGCGTCGGTGCTTTTGAAAAAACGCTTACCGGCATGAAATGGCTGCGCGACAATGGCTTTACCATGGCCGTTGCCGGGCGTTCCATCATGGGCGATAGCGAGGCGGAAAGCCGCGCGGGCTATGCTGCGTTCTTTGCGCAGCATGGATTTGACATTGATGCGCACAACCCGGCGATGACTGTGCTGTTTCCAGAGATGGATGTGTCTGTCGAGGTGCCGGAAATCACGACCGCCTGTTGGGGCATTCTGAACAAATCCCCCAACGACATGATGTGCGCATCCTCCCGCATGGTGGTTAAGCGGCGCGGTGCCGATGCGCCCGCCGTGCTTGCCTGCACGCTGCTGCCCTATACGCCCGCGTTCGAATTGGGCAAGACGCTGGAGGAGGCCGAGCAGGACGTGGCGCTGAACCATCCGCATTGCGCGAAGTTCTGCGTGCTGGGGGGCGCAAGCTGCTCAGCCTGA
- a CDS encoding thiamine phosphate synthase, translating into MELPEKPQLYLITPPEFELSSFPDVLARVLDTHKVACVRLELAARDEDTVSRAADALREVTHARDIALVLSDHSVLADRLGLDGVHLSDAARSVRETRKLLGEDAIIGSFCGTSRHDGMSAGEAGADYICFGPVAASSLGDGSYVAQEVFEWWSEFIEVPVVAEGGLDAARIAQLTPFTDFFAFGQEVWSAEYPAQRLGELLEAMG; encoded by the coding sequence ATGGAATTGCCCGAAAAACCGCAGCTCTACCTGATCACGCCACCGGAATTTGAGTTGAGCAGTTTTCCCGATGTGCTGGCGCGGGTTCTTGACACGCACAAAGTGGCTTGCGTGCGTCTGGAACTGGCGGCGCGCGATGAAGACACGGTGTCGCGCGCAGCCGATGCGCTGCGCGAGGTGACCCATGCGCGCGATATCGCGCTGGTGCTGAGCGATCATTCGGTTCTGGCGGATCGCCTTGGGCTGGATGGGGTCCATCTCAGCGATGCGGCCCGCTCCGTGCGTGAGACGCGCAAACTGCTGGGCGAAGACGCCATCATCGGCAGTTTTTGCGGCACATCGCGACACGACGGGATGTCCGCTGGAGAGGCGGGTGCCGATTACATCTGTTTCGGACCTGTTGCGGCCTCGTCCCTTGGCGATGGCAGCTATGTCGCGCAGGAGGTCTTTGAGTGGTGGTCCGAGTTCATCGAGGTGCCCGTGGTCGCCGAGGGCGGTCTTGATGCGGCCCGGATCGCACAGCTGACGCCCTTCACCGACTTTTTTGCCTTCGGACAAGAAGTCTGGAGCGCCGAGTATCCCGCGCAGCGTTTGGGTGAACTGCTTGAGGCGATGGGCTAG
- the zwf gene encoding glucose-6-phosphate dehydrogenase produces the protein MVSRVIPVDPFDLVVFGGTGDLARRKILPALFRRFCAGQMPETARIIGAARSDMSDASYTQMVADALREFSPGAQSHADRLRDFLGVISYVRIDAMGEAGWAELTQKITSVDRVEAYYFSVAPSLFGPLAERLQGHGLADRNARIVVEKPFGRDLETAKALNATLARYFDETQIYRIDHYLGKETVQNLMAVRFGNMLFEPLWNSQFVDHIQITVAETVGVGGRGEYYDRAGAMRDMVQNHLMQLLCLIAMEPPARFDPDAVRDEKLKVIRALEPVEPHHIVRGQYNADPDDADTYPDYRTAVGNPRSRTESFVALKTHIANWRWAGTPFYLRTGKRMRERSSEISIVFKETPHSIFAEDAGRHRNVLSIKLQPNEGITLGVTIKEPGPGGMRLIDVPLDMTFAEALGPDGGETVDAYERLIMDVIRGNQTLFMRGDEVEAAWDWTDPIIQGWTDRGDVPKPYDSLSDGPDASAQLLVRDKREWRKI, from the coding sequence ATGGTTTCACGCGTCATACCGGTTGATCCCTTCGATCTGGTTGTTTTCGGCGGCACGGGTGACCTTGCCCGCCGCAAGATCCTGCCGGCCTTGTTTCGACGCTTTTGCGCGGGGCAGATGCCTGAAACGGCCCGTATCATCGGGGCGGCACGATCGGACATGTCCGATGCCTCCTACACGCAAATGGTCGCGGATGCGCTGCGCGAATTCAGCCCCGGCGCGCAAAGTCATGCGGACCGGCTGAGGGATTTTCTTGGCGTTATCTCTTACGTCCGGATTGACGCCATGGGCGAGGCCGGCTGGGCGGAGCTGACCCAAAAGATCACCTCGGTGGACCGGGTTGAGGCCTATTATTTTTCCGTCGCGCCCTCCTTGTTCGGCCCGCTGGCGGAGCGTTTGCAAGGACATGGGCTGGCGGACAGAAACGCGCGGATCGTCGTGGAAAAACCTTTTGGACGCGATCTTGAAACGGCCAAGGCGCTGAATGCCACGCTCGCGCGCTATTTTGACGAAACACAGATTTATCGGATTGATCACTACCTTGGCAAGGAAACCGTGCAGAACCTTATGGCTGTGCGCTTTGGCAATATGCTGTTTGAACCGTTGTGGAACAGCCAGTTTGTTGATCATATTCAGATCACGGTCGCCGAAACGGTGGGCGTTGGCGGGCGCGGTGAATACTATGACCGGGCAGGGGCGATGCGCGACATGGTGCAAAACCATCTGATGCAGCTTTTGTGCCTGATCGCGATGGAACCTCCGGCACGCTTTGACCCTGATGCGGTGCGCGACGAAAAGCTCAAGGTCATCCGCGCTCTGGAGCCGGTAGAGCCGCATCACATCGTGCGCGGCCAATACAACGCCGACCCGGATGATGCCGACACCTATCCCGACTACCGCACCGCCGTGGGCAACCCGCGTTCAAGAACGGAAAGTTTCGTGGCGCTGAAAACCCATATTGCCAACTGGCGGTGGGCCGGGACGCCGTTTTATCTGCGCACCGGCAAGCGCATGCGGGAACGCTCCAGCGAGATATCCATCGTGTTCAAGGAAACCCCGCACTCCATCTTTGCCGAAGATGCCGGGCGGCATCGCAATGTCCTGTCAATCAAGCTGCAGCCAAATGAAGGCATCACGCTCGGTGTGACGATCAAGGAGCCCGGACCGGGAGGGATGCGGTTGATCGACGTACCGCTGGATATGACATTTGCCGAAGCGCTTGGTCCGGATGGCGGTGAGACGGTGGATGCCTATGAGCGCTTGATCATGGATGTGATCCGGGGCAACCAGACGTTGTTCATGCGCGGTGATGAGGTTGAGGCGGCGTGGGATTGGACCGATCCGATTATTCAGGGCTGGACGGATCGGGGCGATGTGCCAAAACCCTATGACAGCCTGAGCGACGGGCCGGATGCATCCGCGCAGCTGCTGGTGCGGGACAAGAGAGAATGGCGAAAGATCTGA
- a CDS encoding usg protein: MVQSETELMLKGYGLTTAEFFYHMPDYTHVLNSYIWQDYDLAPDHPKLFKFVEFWQSEIEGPLHSVRFTHRKMVSPGEWRNVTGELTIH, translated from the coding sequence ATGGTCCAATCAGAAACAGAGTTGATGCTTAAAGGGTATGGCCTGACCACGGCTGAGTTTTTTTACCACATGCCGGATTATACGCATGTGCTGAACAGTTATATCTGGCAGGATTATGACCTGGCGCCGGATCATCCGAAACTCTTCAAATTCGTTGAGTTCTGGCAGTCAGAAATAGAAGGCCCCTTGCATTCGGTGCGCTTTACCCATCGCAAAATGGTATCGCCGGGCGAATGGCGCAATGTCACGGGCGAATTGACGATCCACTGA
- the gyrA gene encoding DNA gyrase subunit A, producing MSDTPQPPENDDEMRPERPVYDGPSVSIEQEMRTSYLDYAMSVIVSRAIPDLRDGLKPVHRRILFAMHETGNTHDKPYRKSARPVGDVMGQYHPHGDSAIYDALVRMAQDFSMSLPLLDGQGNFGSMDGDNPAAMRYTEVRMDKPAAYLLADIDKDTVDFQDNYDGKQKEPTVLPARFPNMLVNGAGGIAVGMATNIPPHNLGEVIDATLALIEEPDLTSEQLIDYVPGPDFPTGGIMLGRGGARKAYLEGRGSVIIRAKTRVEEIRKDRWAIIVDEIPYQVNKATMIEKIAEQVREKKIDGIAHVQDESDRNGVRVVIELKRDATAEVVMNQLYRFTPLQTYFGCNMLALNGGRPEQLTLRKFLTYFIDFREDVVARRTAYLLRKARERSHVLCGLAVAVTNIDEVVATIRASADAAEAREKLMTRRWPAQDILPYIALIDDPTHTANDDGTYNLSETQARAILDLRLQRLTQIGVKEVTDELEELAGKIKEYLEILGSRDRIMGIIADELREVRELFAVPRRTEIVDWSGDMEDEDLIAREDMVVTVTQGGYIKRTPLADFRSQRRGGKGLSGGSLKEDDVVTTLFVANTHTQLLFFTTDGMAYKLKTWRLPQGARTSKGKAIVNILPIPQGVSIAAILPIDRDEKDWSQLQIVFATSAGTVRRNALSDFTNVKSNGKIAMKFEDEHAETTLINARIASPDDDVMLVTASGRAIRFPSEDVRVFNSRSSVGVRGVKLSGHDKVVSMSVIRHFDATADERAAYLKMRRAMVGLTDDSETSDEDETSANATISPDRYAEMSAAENLILTLTAGGAGKLSSSHDYPVRGRGGMGVTAWDKRMQTGQIVASFPVEMDDQIMLATSKGQSIRVPVEGISFRSRSAGGVKVFNTGKGEEVVSVAWIADQGEDDTDGEDAQNA from the coding sequence GTGAGCGACACACCACAACCTCCTGAAAATGATGATGAAATGCGCCCTGAGCGCCCTGTTTACGACGGGCCTTCGGTCAGCATCGAACAAGAAATGCGCACATCCTATCTGGATTATGCGATGTCGGTCATTGTCAGCCGCGCGATCCCGGACCTGCGGGATGGATTGAAACCGGTGCACCGCCGCATCCTGTTCGCGATGCATGAAACGGGCAATACCCACGATAAACCTTATCGCAAATCCGCGCGTCCCGTGGGCGATGTGATGGGTCAGTATCACCCCCATGGGGACAGCGCGATTTATGACGCACTGGTGCGCATGGCACAGGATTTTTCCATGTCACTGCCGCTGCTGGATGGTCAGGGGAATTTTGGCTCGATGGACGGGGATAACCCTGCGGCCATGCGCTATACCGAGGTGCGCATGGACAAGCCTGCCGCCTATCTGCTGGCGGATATCGACAAGGACACGGTTGATTTTCAGGACAATTACGACGGCAAACAGAAAGAGCCGACCGTGCTGCCCGCGCGCTTTCCCAACATGCTGGTCAACGGTGCGGGGGGCATTGCTGTCGGCATGGCCACCAATATTCCGCCGCACAATCTGGGCGAGGTGATCGACGCCACGCTGGCGCTGATCGAGGAGCCGGATCTGACGTCCGAGCAGCTGATCGACTATGTGCCCGGCCCCGATTTCCCGACGGGTGGCATCATGCTGGGGCGCGGCGGGGCCCGCAAAGCCTATCTCGAAGGGCGCGGCTCGGTCATCATCCGCGCCAAGACACGGGTGGAGGAAATCCGCAAGGATCGCTGGGCCATCATCGTCGATGAGATCCCCTATCAGGTCAATAAGGCCACGATGATCGAAAAGATCGCCGAACAGGTGCGCGAGAAAAAGATCGACGGCATCGCCCATGTGCAGGACGAAAGCGACCGCAATGGCGTGCGGGTCGTGATCGAATTGAAACGGGATGCGACCGCCGAAGTGGTGATGAACCAGCTTTATCGCTTTACGCCGCTGCAAACCTATTTCGGGTGCAACATGCTGGCGCTGAACGGTGGGCGCCCCGAACAGCTGACCCTGCGCAAGTTCCTGACCTATTTCATCGACTTCCGCGAGGACGTTGTGGCGCGCCGCACTGCGTATCTGTTGCGCAAGGCGCGCGAACGCAGCCATGTGCTCTGTGGTCTGGCTGTGGCCGTGACGAATATCGACGAGGTCGTGGCGACCATCCGGGCCTCCGCCGATGCCGCCGAGGCGCGCGAAAAGCTGATGACCCGGCGCTGGCCCGCGCAGGACATCCTGCCCTATATCGCGCTGATTGATGATCCGACCCATACGGCCAATGACGACGGCACCTATAACCTGTCGGAAACACAGGCCCGCGCCATTCTCGATCTGCGCTTGCAGCGCCTGACCCAGATCGGTGTCAAGGAAGTCACCGACGAGCTTGAAGAACTGGCAGGCAAGATCAAGGAATACCTCGAAATTCTGGGGTCACGCGACCGGATCATGGGCATCATCGCGGATGAGCTGCGCGAGGTACGCGAGTTGTTCGCCGTACCACGCCGCACAGAGATCGTCGATTGGTCCGGTGACATGGAAGACGAAGACCTGATCGCGCGCGAGGATATGGTCGTGACCGTCACCCAAGGTGGCTACATCAAACGCACGCCGCTCGCCGATTTCCGCAGCCAGCGGCGCGGCGGCAAGGGTCTGTCAGGTGGCAGCCTCAAGGAAGATGATGTGGTCACCACGCTGTTCGTGGCAAATACCCACACGCAACTGCTGTTCTTTACCACCGACGGCATGGCCTACAAGCTCAAGACATGGCGCTTGCCGCAGGGCGCACGCACCTCGAAGGGCAAGGCGATTGTCAATATTCTGCCGATCCCGCAGGGGGTCTCCATCGCGGCGATCCTGCCCATTGACCGCGACGAAAAGGACTGGTCGCAATTGCAGATCGTCTTTGCCACCTCGGCGGGCACAGTGCGGCGCAACGCGCTATCCGATTTCACAAACGTGAAATCCAACGGCAAGATCGCGATGAAGTTTGAGGATGAACATGCCGAAACCACGCTGATCAACGCGCGCATCGCCTCTCCGGATGATGATGTGATGCTTGTCACCGCGTCGGGGCGCGCGATCCGGTTCCCAAGCGAAGACGTGCGCGTGTTCAATTCCCGTAGCTCTGTGGGCGTGCGCGGTGTAAAACTCTCTGGGCATGACAAAGTTGTATCGATGTCCGTAATCCGCCATTTTGACGCGACTGCGGACGAAAGAGCGGCCTATCTGAAAATGCGACGCGCGATGGTGGGCCTGACAGATGATAGTGAGACCTCTGATGAGGACGAAACCAGTGCCAACGCCACGATCAGCCCGGATCGCTATGCGGAAATGTCTGCGGCGGAAAACCTGATCCTGACACTTACGGCGGGAGGCGCGGGAAAGCTGAGTTCCAGCCATGATTATCCGGTGCGCGGACGTGGGGGCATGGGTGTGACCGCTTGGGACAAACGCATGCAGACGGGTCAAATCGTGGCCTCCTTCCCAGTTGAGATGGACGACCAGATCATGCTTGCCACCTCCAAGGGCCAGTCGATCCGGGTTCCCGTGGAAGGCATCTCTTTCCGCTCCCGCTCGGCCGGGGGTGTCAAGGTCTTCAACACCGGCAAGGGCGAAGAGGTCGTGAGCGTCGCGTGGATCGCAGATCAAGGCGAGGATGACACCGACGGTGAGGACGCCCAGAACGCCTGA
- a CDS encoding HupE/UreJ family protein, with amino-acid sequence MVTSFVNAVARLGFFLLVSTLFWSAQANQSRAHEVVPTIADMTLAENGTLLFDFRINIEAFLAGIDLDAVADTDEDSAAPDYDALRALPNSDIIARAQDIIDAWNALPLLSADGATPLTLGTITMPEDLDFELPRISQMQVSAQLPPETTSVIVNWPAGSGALVLRQQGVEAPYTGYLDGGQSSAPIVLAGGDAQSPSDAFMAYIPVGFDHILPKGLDHILFVLGLFFLSTRWGPLLWQVSAFTLAHTVTLALGALGWVNVPGSIVEPLIAASIVYVAVENLFQRGLSKWRPFIIFGFGLLHGLGFASVLGEFGLPESQFIPALIGFNVGVELGQLTVIALAALILFGCTRLARRSDLSEIERPVGTYAVMFRAVSIPASLIIAIIGAYWCVERVFL; translated from the coding sequence ATGGTGACATCCTTTGTAAATGCAGTCGCAAGGCTGGGCTTTTTCCTGCTGGTGTCAACGCTGTTTTGGAGCGCGCAGGCAAACCAGAGCCGTGCGCATGAGGTGGTGCCGACGATTGCCGATATGACGCTGGCGGAAAACGGAACGCTTCTGTTTGATTTCCGCATCAATATCGAGGCGTTTCTGGCGGGGATTGATCTGGATGCGGTTGCGGATACGGATGAAGACAGCGCCGCGCCTGATTATGACGCGCTGCGGGCCTTGCCAAATTCAGATATCATCGCACGCGCGCAAGATATCATCGACGCGTGGAATGCGTTGCCCTTGCTGTCAGCCGATGGTGCAACGCCCCTGACCCTCGGCACCATCACCATGCCCGAAGACCTTGATTTTGAACTGCCGCGGATTTCCCAGATGCAGGTGAGCGCGCAACTGCCGCCGGAGACCACGTCGGTGATCGTCAATTGGCCCGCAGGATCAGGCGCTCTGGTGCTGCGTCAGCAAGGGGTCGAGGCCCCCTACACCGGCTATCTCGATGGGGGCCAATCCAGCGCACCGATCGTGCTGGCCGGTGGCGATGCACAAAGCCCGAGCGATGCCTTCATGGCGTATATCCCTGTCGGGTTCGATCATATCCTGCCCAAGGGACTCGACCATATCCTGTTTGTCTTGGGCCTGTTCTTTCTTTCGACACGGTGGGGTCCGTTGCTGTGGCAGGTCAGTGCTTTTACGCTGGCGCATACGGTGACGCTGGCGCTGGGTGCTCTGGGCTGGGTCAACGTGCCGGGCAGCATCGTGGAGCCCTTGATTGCCGCCTCTATCGTTTATGTCGCCGTGGAAAACCTGTTTCAGCGCGGGCTGAGTAAATGGCGACCCTTCATCATATTTGGATTTGGTCTGTTGCACGGGCTCGGCTTTGCCTCCGTGCTGGGCGAATTTGGGCTGCCCGAAAGCCAGTTCATCCCCGCGCTGATCGGGTTCAATGTGGGTGTGGAACTGGGTCAGTTGACCGTGATCGCGCTGGCCGCCCTGATCCTGTTTGGATGCACCCGTCTGGCGCGCCGCTCGGATTTGTCCGAAATCGAACGACCGGTCGGCACCTATGCGGTGATGTTCCGGGCGGTGTCGATCCCGGCCTCGCTGATCATTGCCATCATCGGGGCCTATTGGTGTGTCGAGCGGGTATTTCTGTAA